gatccgtggggccaataaaaaaatagtaatcaaaataaagtaggatttttatgtgttataagagtagtctcaggatttggtctagataaatatagtggttgctacatacctatctggccaatgtactcttcttcctgatcttgttGTAGTTTGTGCTGCTGCTGAACTTTGGTTTGAAGTGTTGCTTGTTGCaggtagtttgaatggtgcttgctctgctgcaggtttagacggttttacagttgtctgttttttcccaaaaatatttcgtctcataccgaaaggtacaaaagggcgagttttacctgttgaggtatcacaagttaaggtgtccttgttgtttatggggatgttttggaataataatttcgtttccTTAGACTGCAAAAGCTTTTGTAGCTCCGTACCGAGCTTTTGATGTTTTGCCATTTCTTGATAGTCTATATCAGGGATCGAGAAggtattgatatttaatctcgatagtgcatctgctgcctcatttgcattgcctttaatatagcgtatatcagctgcaaattgtgaaatgaattctagttgacgaatttcgcgcggactatatttatcatgattgtgcatcaaggacttagttaggggtttgtgatcagtatatatcgtgaaagaattgccttctaacatgtagcgaaagtgtttgatggctaagtagatagccaacagttctctaccgaatgtgctatattttgtttgcgttgcgtttagcttttttgagaaaaatgcaAGGGGTTGCCATTGTTCATTGACACGTTGCTGAAGTACAGCACCTACTGCTACGTTAGAAGCGTCGGTCATTATTGCTAAAGGTGCATCAACCTTTCGTCGTGCGAGTAATGCCTCTGTGCTTAAAGCgcttttcaactgatcaaatgcttgaattgcttgcggtgtcattgctaatgatttagctcgtcccctcaataaatcagttagtggttttgctaagtctgcacatttagggataaaacgtctgtaaaagttgatcatcccaaggaaacgtcgtagtttcttgaatgaatcaggcaaaggataatttttgatagcttgtgtttcctcaggagctggtttaatgccttgcttatcaagtacgtgacctaaaaaggtgagggattgttttccgaactcacatttgtcaggattgaccgctaacccatactcgtttagcttctcaaaaagcattttcagatgagttagatgttcattttcatctttgcttGCTATCAGTAGGTCATCTATGTAAGCATACACAAACGGTAAGCCCCGTACCACTTGGTCAATAAAACGCTGGAAACTTTGTGCAGCATTCCTTAATCCGAAAGGCATACGGACGAATTCGTATAGTCCGAAGGGGGTAGTAATGGCTGTTTTAGGAACATCGTCTGGATGAATTGGAATGTGATGGTAAGCACGGACGAGATCAATTTTTGAAAAATCGACACGTCAGATAGGCTATGAGTGAAGTCATGCAGATGTGGGAGAGGATATCTATCTGGTATGGTCCGGCTGTTGAGAGCTCTATAGTCACCGCACGGTCTAACTTCGGGAGAGTTTTCTTAGGTACCATATGGAGCGGTGATGCCCACGGACTATCGGAGGGGCGTATGATGCCcaactcaatcattttgttgaattcgttctttgcgatagccagacgagagggatcaaggcgtcttggacgtgcgaacagtggtggaccctctgtctttatgtggtgtacgacggtatgcgtcggtttgtcgtgtttgaaactcggtcgtaataaatctggaaactgattaagtaaattgaCGTATTTGTCGTTCTCATGATgaggtttaactaataaatgtatggaagtctcatttgatataatccCTCTAATTTCCTTACTCTGTTCGGCAAGGACAAGTTTCCTATTTCTGACGTCTACCAGTattttgtggaattgcagaaaatcaatgccgattataggaacgaggacgtccgctatgatgaaactccaggaaaaattagatttaggaccgaaatttaattgcaaccgccttttgccgtacgccttgatgtcagacctgtttgcagcttgtagttttagtttggggtcaggtgtgtttttctcgagtgcagtaggtggtactacactaacctctgccccagtgtcgactaaaaactgtgtgccggttcttttgtctgtaacatatAATAGACGACTGTCTTGAAAGTTGTGGTCTGTGAGTGCAGTCGTCATTAACCTACGGTCTTGACGTTCCTTTTTCTGTGTGCTTGCAAAGTTACAAGGCGGAGTACATTTTCTAGCTTGTTTGCCATATGTTCTAtggtaccaacaaatgttgtgtctagtagtgcttggactacgtcgtctacggcttgtggatgttcctctacgcttgctgtgggaggcattcaataattggatctgagctatctgtttcgtaagggtatcaactgatcgtcgtaactcggcgatctcgtcagctgagcttgattggatttgagatacaaggtgagtcttggaccgttcgtaaattctgtcggctatgtctgctagtctatcaaaatcaacgtcttcgtctccaattgctagtatctgttgaatgttttgagggagacgtctgagccacaattgatatagtagacgtttgtctactgtccgatttcctaataagtttgtcatgtggcgttttaactgtgacggtgtattgtcacctagctccacgttggctaaaagttgatcaattgtctGTTGGTCGGTGAGAGATGTGACACGAATGACCTCTCTTTTTAGACAATCGAATGGTGAGTCAGGATCCGGCTTAAAAATGACATCCGGCACTTGTTCAATGACGTCATCTGGCAGCAGTGAATTTGCATAACTAAATCTCGTACTCtggtttgtgattttgtttgctACAAAAAAGCTTTCTAAACGAGCAAACCAGAGTCCAGCCTTTCGTGGATTAAAAATGGGTAAaggtacagagatggcacccacggAAATAGATTTAGATGAAAGGCTTAGCGAATTATCAAGTGCCATGATACGAagaagcaatagtaataataagccgaggattgtaatatacaatatgaagagaaatcaaaaataacaacaagaaatatatataagactCACCAAAAAGAAAAACTGTCACTTTTGGTTTAAATATGCGAATATACAGCAATAATTCCAAAGGAACAATGTTATCGATGGATTTATTATGACTGTTAATGAAttgttaataattgtaatagtaaTTCCAATGTGAAGTTCTTTAAGATACGCTTGGAGAGTATGCAGCAGAATTCGTAGAGGAATGGTGTGTGTTCTAAAAGCGGTTCACCAAAATGTTGAGgataatgtcctcaatatctgactcaaataataatatcccgtaactgagtattttaggtaggcttaatctcctagtagaattgcgaatttactcgagattattaaaaagcctgaacaccagttatagagatagtttattgttaatgaataataataatccacaagcgtacggtgagcaagcacacgatgaaacagagagagtgtgtgagtctgttaaaaatccatatatatttgagagttaatcgggtgtggatagattatcgattatctgaacattgagaccaataggaagatagcttaagcgttaatgtacagacatactttcgatcatacacaccgaaattaacatagtgaattgagtctgagttacaatgactagataaatgatacagtagccaaatgggcttgccacataagctcccatccagaacattgatgtttttatgtaccaaaaaaattggattaacatctatgttcgacaaagagataaagaacggaactgtttttaaaatgaaagtacaactcaatatgatgagtaagcgtaaaattgtaataacagcttgtgtgttgaaacgtttcatatcgtatatacaagtgtatatttaacattaatgaattgtataaagttaaaatgtaagcataatgatgatccgtggggccaataaaaaaatagtaatcaaaataaagtaggatttttatgtgttataagagtagtctcaggatttggtctagataaatatagtggttgctacatacctatctggccaatgtactcttcttcctgatcttgttGTAGTTTGTGCTGCTGCTGAACTTTGGTTTGAAGTGTTGCTTGTTGCaggtagtttgaatggtgcttgctctgctgcaggtttagacggttttacagttgtctgttttttcccaaaaatatttcgtctcataccgaaaggtacaaaagggcgagttttacctgttgaggtatcacaagttaaggtgtccttgttgtttatggggatgttttggaataataatttcgtttccTTAGACTGCAAAAGCTTTTGTAGCTCCGTACCGAGCTTTTGATGTTTTGCCATTTCTTGATAGTCTATATCAGGGATCGAGAAggtattgatatttaatctcgatagtgcatctgctgcctcatttgcattgcctttaatatagcgtatatcagctgcaaattgtgaaatgaattctagttgacgaatttcgcgcggactatatttatcatgattgtgcatcaaggacttagttaggggtttgtgatcagtatatatcgtgaaagaattgccttctaacatgtagcgaaagtgtttgatggctaagtagatagccaacagttctctaccgaatgtgctatattttgtttgcgttgcgtttagcttttttgagaaaaatgcaAGGGGTTGCCATTGTTCATTGACACGTTGCTGAAGTACAGCACCTACTGCTACGTTAGAAGCGTCGGTCATTATTGCTAAAGGTGCATCAACCTTTCGTCGTGCGAGTAATGCCTCTGTGCTTAAAGCgcttttcaactgatcaaatgcttgaattgcttgcggtgtcattgctaatgatttagctcgtcccctcaataaatcagttagtggttttgctaagtctgcacatttagggataaaacgtctgtaaaagttgatcatcccaaggaaacgtcgtagtttcttgaatgaatcaggcaaaggataatttttgatagcttgtgtttcctcaggagctggtttaatgccttgcttatcaagtacgtgacctaaaaaggtgagggattgttttccgaactcacatttgtcaggattgaccgctaacccatactcgtttagcttctcaaaagcattttcagatgagttagatgttcattttcatctttgcttGCTATCAGTAGGTCATCTATGTAAGCATACACAAACGGTAAGCCCCGTACCACTTGGTCAATAAAACGCTGGAAACTTTGTGCAGCATTCCTTAATCCGAAAGGCATACGGACGAATTCGTATAGTCCGAAGGGGGTAGTAATGGCTGTTTTAGGAACATCGTCTGGATGAATTGGAATGTGATGGTAAGCACGGACGAgatcaatttttgaaaaaatcgACACGTCAGATAGGCTATGAGTGAAGTCATGCAGATGTGGGAGAGGATATCTATCTGGTATGGTCCGGCTGTTGAGAGCTCTATAGTCACCGCACGGTCTAACTTCGGGAGAGTTTTTCTTAGGTACCATATGGAGCGGTGATGCCCACGGACTATCGGAGGGGCGTATGATGCCcaactcaatcattttgttgaattcgttctttgcgatagccagacgagagggatcaaggcgtcttggacgtgcgaacagtggtggaccctctgtctttatgtggtgtacgacggtatgcgtcggtttgtcgtgtttgaaactcggtcgtaataaatctggaaactgattaagtaaattgaCGTATTTGTCGTTCTCATGATgaggtttaactaataaatgtatggaagtctcatttgatataatccCTCTAATTTCCTTACTCTGTTCGGCAAGGACAAGTTTCCTATTTCTGACGTCTACCAGTattttgtggaattgcagaaaatcaatgccgattataggaacgaggacgtccgctatgatgaaactccaggaaaaattagatttaggaccgaaatttaattgcaaccgccttttgccgtacgccttgatgtcagacctgtttgcagcttgtagttttagtttggggtcaggtgtgtttttctcgagtgcagtaggtggtactacactaacctctgccccagtgtcgactaaaaactgtgtgccggttcttttgtctgtaacatatAATAGACGACTGTCTTGAAAGTTGTGGTCTGTGAGTGCAGTCGTCATTAACCTACGGTCTTGACGTTCCTTTTTCTGTGTGCTTGCAAAGTTACAAGGCGGAGTACATTTTCTAGCTTGTTTGCCATATGTTCTAtggtaccaacaaatgttgtgtctagtagtgcttggactacgtcgtctacggcttgtggatgttcctctacgcttgctgtgggaggcattcaataattggatctgagctatctgtttcgtaagggtatcaactgatcgtcgtaactcggcgatctcgtcagctgagcttgattggatttgagatacaaggtgagtcttggaccgttcgtaaattctgtcggctatgtctgctagtctatcaaaatcaacgtcttcgtctccaattgctagtatctgttgaatgttttgagggagacgtctgagccacaattgatatagtagacgtttgtctactgtccgatttcctaataagtttgtcatgtggcgttttaactgtgacggtgtattgtcacctagctccacgttggctaaaagttgatcaattgtctGTTGGTCGGTGAGAGATGTGACACGAATGACCTCTCTTTTAGACAATCGAATGGTGAGTCAGGATCCGGCTTAAAAATGACATCCGGCACTTGTTCAATGACGTCATCTGGCAGCAGTGAATTTGCATAACTAAATCTCGTACTCtggtttgtgattttgtttgctACAAAAAAGCTTTCTAAACGAGCAAACCAGAGTCCAGCCTTTCGTGGATTAAAAATGGGTAAaggtacagagatggcacccacggAAATAGATTTAGATGAAAGGCTTAGCGAATTATCAAGTGCCATGATACGAagaagcaatagtaataataagccgaggattgtaatatacaatatgaagagaaatcaaaaataacaacaagaaatatatataagactCACCAAAAAGAAAAACTGTCACTTTTGGTTTAAATATGCGAATATACAGCAATAATTCCAAAGGAACAATGTTATCGATGGATTTATTATGACTGTTAATGAAttgttaataattgtaatagtaaTTCCAATGTGAAGTTCTTTAAGATACGCTTGGAGAGTATGCAGCAGAATTCGTAGAGGAATGGTGTGTGTTCTAAAAGCGGTTCACCAAAATGTTGAGgataatgtcctcaatatctgactccaaataataatatcccgtaactgagtattttaggtaggcttaatctcctagtagaattgcgaatttactcgagattattaaaaagcctgaacaccagttatagagatagtttattgttaatgaataataataatccacaagcgtacggtgagcaagcacacgatgaaacagagagagtgtgtgagtctgttaaaaatccatatatatttgagagttaatcgggtgtggatagattatcgattatctgaacattgagaccaataggaagatagcttaagcgttaatgtacagacatactttcgatcatacacaccgaaattaacatagtgaattgagtctgagttacaatgactagataaatgatacagtagccaaatgggcttgccacataagctcccatccagaacattgatgtttttatgtaccaaaaaaaattggattaacatctatgttcgacaaagagataaagaacggaactgtttttaaaatgaaagtacaactcaatatgatgagtaagcgtaaaattgtaataacagcttgtgtgttgaaacgtttcatatcgtatatacaagtgtatatttaacattaatgaattgtataaagttaaaatgtaagcataatgatgatccgtggggccaataaaaaaaatagtaatcaaaataaagtaggatttttatgtgttataagagtagtctcaggatttggtctagataaatatagtggttgctacatacctatctggccaatgtactcttcttcctgatcttgttGTAGTTTGTGCTGCTGCTGAACTTTGGTTTGAAGTGTTGCTTGTTGCaggtagtttgaatggtgcttgctctgctgcaggtttagacggttttacagttgtctgtttttcccaaaaatatttcgtctcataccgaaaggtacaaaagggcgagttttacctgttgaggtatcacaagttaaggtgtccttgttgtttatggggatgttttggaataataatttcgtttccTTAGACTGCAAAAGCTTTTGTAGCTCCGTACCGAGCTTTTGATGTTTTGCCATTTCTTGATAGTCTATATCAGGGATCGAGAAggtattgatatttaatctcgatagtgcatctgctgcctcatttgcattgcctttaatatagcgtatatcagctgcaaattgtgaaatgaattctagttgacgaatttcgcgcggactatatttatcatgattgtgcatcaaggacttagttaggggtttgtgatcagtatatatcgtgaaagaattgccttctaacatgtagcgaaagtgtttgatggctaagtagatagccaacagttctctaccgaatgtgctatattttgtttgcgttgcgtttagcttttttgagaaaaatgcaAGGGGTTGCCATTGTTCATTGACACGTTGCTGAAGTACAGCACCTACTGCTACGTTAG
This DNA window, taken from Schistosoma haematobium chromosome Unknown HiC_scaffold_279, whole genome shotgun sequence, encodes the following:
- a CDS encoding uncharacterized protein (EggNog:ENOG410VENC~COG:A), encoding MALDNSLSLSSKSISVGAISVPLPIFNPRKAGLWFARLESFFVANKITNQSTRFSYANSLLPDDVIEQVPDVIFKPDPDSPFDCLKREVIRVTSLTDQQTIDQLLANVELGDNTPSQLKRHMTNLLGNRTVDKRLLYQLWLRRLPQNIQQILAIGDEDVDFDRLADIADRIYERSKTHLVSQIQSSSADEIAELRRSVDTLTKQIAQIQLLNASHSKRRGTSTSRRRRSPSTTRHNICWYHRTYGKQARKCTPPCNFASTQKKERQDRRLMTTALTDHNFQDSRLLYVTDKRTGTQFLVDTGAEVSVVPPTALEKNTPDPKLKLQAANRSDIKAYGKRRLQLNFGPKSNFSWSFIIADVLVPIIGIDFLQFHKILVDVRNRKLVLAEQSKEIRGIISNETSIHLLVKPHHENDKYVNLLNQFPDLLRPSFKHDKPTHTVVHHIKTEGPPLFARPRRLDPSRLAIAKNEFNKMIELGIIRPSDSPWASPLHMVPKKTLPKLDRAVTIELSTAGPYQIDILSHICMTSLIAYLTCRFFKN